One genomic window of Magnolia sinica isolate HGM2019 chromosome 3, MsV1, whole genome shotgun sequence includes the following:
- the LOC131239703 gene encoding uncharacterized protein At5g48480-like: MAQENVDLQNGGAENGSSKAVIFSSLKPQLCVPAPKAADAVQFYKTAFGAEELKRSVHPKRKAEQELPLIVSAELKLGPSVFIVCDITDESFRPTDGTGVTFCLETDDVDVAVKKAVSAGAVVEAEPAEDEGACCGARAGKVKDPFGYVWAISTPAKKDAADVDA; encoded by the exons ATGGCCCAGGAGAATGTCGATCTCCAGAACGGCGGAGCCGAGAACGGGAGCTCCAAGGCCGTGATCTTCTCCTCTCTCAAGCCCCAGCTGTGTGTCCCAGCTCCCAAGGCCGCTGATGCTGTCCAGTTCTACAAGACGGCCTTCGGAGCTGAGGAACTGAAGCGTTCTGTCCACCCAAAGAGGAAGGCGGAACAAGAGCTCCCTCTCATCGTCAGCGCTGAACTCAAGCTCGGTCCCTCCGTTTTCATTGTCTGCGACATCACTGACGAAAG CTTCAGGCCGACTGACGGAACGGGCGTGACCTTCTGCCTAGAGACCGACGACGTTGACGTCGCCGTTAAGAAGGCCGTCAGTGCTGGCGCGGTGGTGGAGGCAGAGCCTGCTGAGGACGAGGGCGCGTGCTGCGGTGCGCGTGCAGGGAAGGTGAAGGACCCCTTCGGATACGTCTGGGCCATCAGCACTCCTGCGAAGAAAGACGCTGCTGACGTGGATGCTTAA